Sequence from the Thiohalorhabdus denitrificans genome:
CCGCGTTCGGATAGGCCAGGGAGGCAATCAGACTGGGCCGGGACATGTTCCCTCCGGATCGTGGACAACCAACAGCAAAAGGCCGCGCCCGGGGCGCGGCCTTGAGGCCATAGCGTATCGCGGGGCGCTCAGTCCCCTACCGTCACCCCTTCCTGCAGGCTTTCGAGGGTCTTGGCCCCGATTCCGTTCACCTCTTCCAGCTCGGCCACGGAGTCGAAACCGTCATTGTCCTCGCGGTAGGTCACGATGCGCTCGGCCAGCACCTCGCCAACACCGTTCAGGGCGGTGAGCTCCTCGGCGTTGGCCTCGTTGATGTCCAGCGGCTCGGCGGCCTGACCGGCCACGGGCAGGCAGGCGGCGAGGCCGAGGACAAGTGCAATCAGATGCTGGCGCATGACAAATCCCCTTTGTGGAAAGAATTGTCATTCTTTTGCCAGACACCTGTTCTTGCTGTCAATAAAAAATCAACCCTCCGTTTGGGCTCACCCCTCCAGGATCACCGTGGCCAGGGCGTAGTCTCCCTCGTCGGACAGGCTCAGGTGGGACCGCAGCACCCCGAGGTGCCGGCCATGGTCCGCCGCCCTGCCATGCAGGTGCAGCTCCGGGGGGCGCCCCGGGGCCCGGCGCACCTCCAGGTCGCGGAAGCGGACCCCCTGGTGGATCCCCGTTCCCAGCGCCTTGGCCGCCGCCTCCTTGGCGGCGAAGCGGGAGGCCACGTAGAGGCCCAGGTCCTTGCGCTCCCCGGCGGCTTGGCGCTCTTCCTCCGTGAACAGCCGCCGGAGCAAACGGTCCCCGTTGCGCTCCAGGGCCCGACGGATGCGCCGGACGTCCACCAGGTCGTTGCCCATCCCCAGGATCACCGCGAAGTTCCCGGTCAGGTTCCGTGGGAGGGGGCCGCTTCCCGCATCAGGCGCTTCATCTCCCGCACCGCCTGGCCCAGCCCGTCGAAGATGGCCCGCGCGACGATGGCGTGGCCGATGTTCAGCTCCCGCACCCCGGACAGGGCAGCGATGGGCTCCACGTTGACGTAGTCCAGGCCGTGCCCGGCGTGCACGCGGAGGCCCAGCCCGTGGGCCCGGGCCACGGCGGCCTCGATGCGCTCCAACTCCCGCTCGCGCTCTTCCCGTGTCGCCGCGTTGGCGTAGGCGCCGGTGTGCAGCTCCACCACCGGGGCACCGGCCTTGGCGGCCGCCTCCAGCTGGGCGGGATCCGGGTCGACGAACAGCGAGACCCGCACCCCCGCCCGCGCCAGCCGCTCGCAGGCCCATTGCGCGGCGCTCACCTGGGAGGCCACGTCCAGGCCCCCCTCGGTGGTGAGCTCCGCCCGCCGCTCCGGCACCAGGCAGCAATCGGCCGGACGCACGTCCTCGGCAATGGCCACCATCTCCTCGGTCATGGCCATCTCGAGATTGAGCTTGGTCTGCACCGTCTCCGCCAGGTAGCGGATGTCCCGCTCCTGGATATGCCGCCGGTCCTCGCGGAGATGCGCCGTAATGCCGTCCGCCCCGGCCCGCTCCGCCTCCAGGGCCGCATGGAGCGGCTCCGGGTAGGAGGTCAGGCGGGCCTGGCGGAGGGTGGCGACGTGGTCGATATTGACACCGAGCTCGATCATCGCGGCGGTTCCGTGTGCGCTCTGGTCGTGCATGGGAGATGGGGGGAAGTCATTCGGAAGGGTAACACATGCGCCCACTCAGGACCGGCCGCCCTTGCGGCGCAAGCTTTGGAGGAGGGCCCGGCTTTCCAGGGGACGGGGGCCCAGGTACGGGCCGAGGACCGCCCGCATCAGGTCGCGGGCCCGGCGGCGGTCTTCCGGGGCGGGATCCCCCTCGGCCCCGGCCAGGAACCGCACCGCCCGACCGGGGAAGGCCGACTCGGCGGGGCTGCAGGAACCGCACAGGAGGCCGCGCTCCGCCTCCCAGGCGTAGCGCTCCGCGGCCTCCACCGGCGCCCCGCAGCCCGCGCAGCGCTCCCAGTCGGGGGCAACCCCCAGGTCCTCGACCAGGCAGCGCTCGAGGCGACGGAGCGGAACATCCCGTTCTCCGCCCGCCAGGGCGGCCAGGGCGTGCTCGTAGACCCCGAACACCCGGGGATAAGGGTCGAAGCGGGGGCACAGGCGGACCAGCAGCTCGTTCAGGTACAGGCCGAGGTACAGGGCCTCGCCCCGCAGGGCGGCGGCCGGCCCGGCCGCCTCCGCCCCCGCCAGGTTGCGGAGCTCGCCGCGCCCCGTCCAAGCGACTTCCAGGGGGCGGAAGGGCTCCAGGACCGGTCCCCCCTTGCGCGGTTTGCGTCCGCCCCGGGCCACCACCCCCACCCGGCCGTCGCGCTCGGAGAACAGCTCCACCAGGAGGCTGGTCTCGCGGTAGGGGCGCCGGTGGAGTACGTAGGCGTTCTGCGGTGCGGAGGCGGTCACGGTGCTCGCCTTGGATGAGGGAGGTTCGGCCCCGGAGGTAGGGCTCAGCCCTCGTAGCCCAGCTCGCGCAGGGCCCGGTCGTCCCCGGTCCACCCTTCGCGGACGCGTACGAACAGCTCCAGATGGACGCGGGCCTCCAGGAGGTGCTCGATGGCCAGCCGCGCCTGGGTGCCGATGGCCTTGATGCGCCGGCCCTGGCGGCCCAGGACGATGGCCTTCTGCCCCTCCCGCTCCACCAGGATGTTGGCGTTGATGCGTACCAGGCCCTCTTCCTCCTGGAAGTGCTCCACCTGGACCTCGGTGGCGTAGGGCACCTCCTCGCCGAGCTGATGGAACACCTGCTCGCGGATGAGCTCGGCGCACAGGAAGCGCAGGCTGCGGTCCGTGATCTGGTCCTCCGGGAACAGGGGCGGGCCCTCCGGAAGGCGCACCTCCAGCTCGCCCAGGAGGGAATCCAGGTTGTCCCCCTTCTCCGCGGACAGGGGGACCAGGGCGGCGAAGGGGAAGCGGCCCTGCAGCTCCTCCAGATAGGGCAGCAGCTTCTCGCGGGGGGACACCCGGTCCACCTTGTTGACCACGGCGATCACCGGGGTGCCCACCTCCCCCAGCCGCTCCAGGATGGCCGCGTCCCCCTCCGTCCACTTCAGGGCCTCCACCACGAAGACCACCGCGTCCACCCCCTCCAGGGCGCTCAGGGCGGCCTGGACCATGTACTGGTTGATCTTCTTTTTGGACTGGTGGATGCCGGGGGTGTCCACGAAGACCATCTGATGGTCCCCGGTGGTATGCACCCCCAGGAGGCGATGGCGGGTGGTCTGGGGCCGCCGGGAGACAATGGACACCTTCTCCCCAAGGACGGCGTTCATCAGGGTGGACTTGCCCACGTTGGGTCGGCCCACCAGGGCTACCATGCCGCTGCGGAACTCCGCCTTCTCAGTCATCCTCGACACCTATGCAGGCCAGCATGCGCTGGGCCGCCTCCTGCTCGGCGCGCCGCTTGCTGCTGCCCTCGCCTCGCACGGGATCGTAGCCCACCACCGTGCATTCAATGTAGAACAGGCGCTGGTGGTCGGCGCCCACCGCCTCCACCAGCTGGTACTCGGGGAGGGGCTGCCCCTGGCTCTGCAGGTGCTCCTGCAGCCGCGTCTTGGGGTCCTTGTTCACGGAGCGGGGATCCAGATCCGCTATTCGCCCCTCCCACAGGCGGTGGATCACCCCCTGCATGGCCTCCACCCCCCCGTCCAGAAGCACCGCGCCCAGCAGGGCTTCCACGCTGTCCGCCAGGATGGACTCCCGCCGGTGGCCGCCGGCCTTGCGCTCGCCGGGACCGAGGTAGACCAGCTTGCCCAGCTCCAGCTCCTCGGCGATCTCAGCCAGGGCCTCGGTGCACACCAGCCGGGCCCGCAGGCGCGACAGCACCCCTTCCCGCTCCTGCGGGAACCGCTCGTACAGCCAGCTCGCCACGGTGAAGTTCAGGGCGGCATCCCCCAGGAACTCCTGCCGCTCGTTGTTCTGGGGCCCCGCCGAACGATGGGTCAGGGCCCGACGGAGCAGGTCGGGGTCCTGGAAGGAGTAGCCGATTCGCGCCTGTAAGGTCGCCTCATCCACCCTCGGTTGCCTCCGGGCTAAAGGTGAACACCACTTGAATCGTTGAGGACAGGGGAACCGCTACCTGATACTCCGCGAACACCCGGTATTGTCCGGTCGGCTTTTTCTCCACCTGGATCTCCGAGCGTTCCAGGCGGTCCACGTCCTCGAACTCGAGCTTGTCGACCACCTCCCGCCGCAGCTCGCCGCGGGATTCGTAGAGCGAGCCCTTCTGGACCTGTTCCTGGAAGACCTGGCTGATGGCCCAGTACTCGTAGTACAGCGGGAAGACCCGCGCCCCGAGCCACGCCACCACGCCCACGAAGGCCAGCCAGAACAGTACGCTCCACACGCCAAAGCCGCTCTGCGCGCGCCAAGTCGTCATTGTTTCCCCCCTTTGCTTGCTTGCTGTGCGCCACCGCCGGGCACTAGTCGACCCATTCCCCCAGACGGCCCCAGCGCGGGGCATTCGCCCGCCCGTCCCAGGACCACCAGACCATGAACGCCTCGCCGAGGATGTTGCGCTCCGGGACCGTGCCCCAATAGCGGCTGTCGTTGCTATTGTCCCGGTTGTCCCCCATCACGAAATACCGGCCTTCCGGAACCTGGATGGGGTCGTTGATGCTGCGCCCCTGGCGGTTCTCGGTATAGAGCACATGGTAGCGGTGCTCTTCGGTGCGCTCCTCGAAGCGCTCCGCGTACACCGTGCCCCCGCGCGGCTCCCGATAGGTGAAGCGGCCGTCCGCGGAGCGGGGCACGGGCTTGCCGTTGACCATCAGGGTGTCGTCCCGGAACGCCAGCCGGTCCCCGGGAACGGCGACGATGCGCTTGATGTAGTCCACGCTCCGATCCTCGGGGAACTGGAAGACGATCACGTCCCCGCGCTCGGGAGGGCTGCCGTCGGTAAGCTTGTAGCCCACCAGGGGCACCCGCAAGCCATATTCGAACTTGTTCACCAGGATGAAGTCGCCGATCCGCAGGGTGGGCAGCATGGACCCCGAGGGGATCTTGAAGGGCTCCACTACGAAGGAGCGGATCAGCAGCACCACCAGGATCACGGGGAACAGGGAGCGGGCGTACTCCACCACCACCGGGCGCCCTTCCCCGCCGCGCTTGCGCAGGCGCTGGTAGAGCCACCCGCCCAGCCACACCGCCCCGGTGGCCAGGAGCAGGACCACGAGCAACAGGGTGAAATTCATTCTTCATCCACTGACAGGGCCGCCAGGAACGCCTCCTGGGGAATGGTCACCGAGCCCACCTGCTTCATGCGCTTCTTCCCTTCCTTCTGCTTCTCCATGAGCTTGCGCTTGCGGGTCACATCGCCGCCGTAGCACTTGGCCGTCACGTTCTTGCGCAGGGCCTTCACCGTCTCCCGCGCGATCACCCGGGAGCCGAGGGAAGCCTGGATGGCGATGTCGAACATCTGCCGCGGGATCATATCCTTGAGCTTCTTGGCCAGCTCGCGGCCACGGTAGTAGGCCTGGTCGCGGTGCACGATCAGGGACAGGGCGTCCACCCGGTCCTCGTTCACCAGGATGTCCAGGCGCACCAGGTCCGAGGCCTGGTAGCCGCTGAGCTCGTAGTCGATGGAGGCGTAGCCGGAGGTCATGGACTTGAGCCGCTCGAAGAAGTCCGTGACCACCTCGTTCATGGGCAGCTCGTAGGTCACCATCACCTGGCCGGCGTTGGTGTAGTGCAGGTTCTTCTGCCGGCCCCGCTTCTCCTCCGCCAACCGGATCACCTCGCCCACCTGGCTCTGCGGCACCAGGATGTTGGCGAGCATGAAGGGCTCCTCGATGGACTCGATCTCGCCCACCTCGGGCAGCTCCGCCGGGTTCTCCACCCGCACGGTCTCCCCGGTATGGGTGTGGACCAGGTACACCACTGTCGGCGCGGTGGTGATCAGATCGAGGTCGTACTCCCGCTCCAGGCGCTCCTGGATGATCTCCATGTGGAGCTTGCCGAGGAAGCCGCAGCGAAAGCCGAAGCCCAGGGCGTGGGAGGTCTCCGGCTCGTACTGCAGGCTGGAGTCGTTGAGCCGCAGCTTGGCCAGGGCGTCGCGCAGTTCCTCGTACTGGTCGGACTCGGTGGGATAGAGGCCGGCGAAGACCTGCGGCTTGACCTCCTGGAACCCGGGCAAGGGCTCCGGGGCGGGACGTTCGGCGTCGGTGATGGTATCCCCCACCTTGGCGCCGTCCACGTCCTTGATCCCGGCGATGACGAAGCCCACCCCTCCTGCCTCCAGGCTGTCCAGCTCCACCGGCTTGGGGGTCATCACGCCCACCGTGCCCACCGTGAAGGTGCGCCCGGTGGCCATCATCTGGATGCGCTGGCCCTTGCGGATGGACCCGTTCATGACCCGCACCAGCGCCACCGCCCCCTGGTACTTGTCGTACCAGGAATCCACCACCAGGGCCTTGGCGGGCCCCTCGGGATCCCCTTCCGGCGGCGGCACGTCGCGCACCAGGCGCTCGAGGATCTCGCGGATGCCGATGCCCTCCTTGGCGCTGGCCTCCACGGCGTCCTCCGCCTCGATGCCGATCACCTCCTCGATCTCCCCCTTGACCCGTTCCGGCTCGGCGCTGGGCAGATCGATCTTGTTGAGGACGGGGATCACCTCGAGGTCGTACTCCACCGCCTGGTAGGTGTTGGCCACGCTCTGGGCTTCCACCCCCTGGGAGGCGTCCACCACCAGCAAGGCCCCCTCGCAGGCCACCAGGGAACGGGACACCTCGTAGGAGAAGTCCACGTGGCCCGGGGTATCGATGAGGTTGAGGGTGTAGGTCTCACCGTCATCGGCGGTGTAGAGCAGCCGCACGCTCTGCGCCTTGATGGTGATGCCGCGCTCCCGCTCCAGGTCCATGCCGTCCAGGACCTGGTCGGCCATCTCCCGATCGGCGAGCCCGCCGCACTCCTGGATGAAGCGGTCGGCCAGGGTGGACTTGCCGTGGTCGATGTGGGCGATGATGGAAAAGTTGCGAATGTTGTCGAGCTTCAACGGTCCTCCGCCTGGTTCCTGTGCGGGACAACAGCCTGAACAAACGTAGGGGATGGGCGCCGCTCCGCGGCACCCATCCCCCGCTGGTCTTCCCTGGTACGCCGGTTCAGGGGATCCGGATCGGCAGGAATAGCGCCCCCTGCCCGCGCCGCACCAGCATGGGCACCACCCGGCCGGAGGGCAGCTCGGCGACGAGCCGCGCCATGCTTGCCGGATCCTCCACCGTGCGGTTACCCAGCTTCAGGATGATGTCCCCCTGGCGCACCCCGGCCGATCGCGCCGGCTCCCCGGTCACCCGGGCAACCTGCACGCCCTGCCCCTCGGGGAGGCCCAGGTCGCGTCGGTCCTCCTCGGCAACGGGCCGCACCCGCATGCCGAGCACCTCCTCCGGGTGCTCCTCGGCGCCGGCCTGCCGGGCCCGGTCCTGCGAGCCCACGGTCACCTCGATCTCCTGGCGCTCCCCGTCGCGTACCACCGTGAGGGTGGCCTCGGAGCCGGGCCGGATGCGCCCGATCTTGGGCGGCAGGCCGCCCGAGGTACGGACCTCCTCGCCGTCCACCTCGACGATCACGTCCCCGGACCGCAGCCCGCTCTCCGCCGCGGGGCTGTCCTCCACCACGCGGGCGACCAGGGCGCCCACCGGCTTGTCCATCCCGAAGGACTCGGCCAGATCCGGCGAGACGTCCTGAATATATACGCCCAGCCAACCGCGCTGAACCTCGCCATGCTCCTGGATCTGGCGCACCGCGTCCATGGCCACGTCGATGGGGATGGCGAAGGACAGGCCCATGAAGCCGCCCGACTGGGAATAGATCTGGGCGTTGATGCCCACCACCTTGCCGTCCAGGTTGAAAAGCGGCCCGCCGGAATTGCCCGGGTTCACAGCCACGTCGGTCTGGATGAAGTTGACGTAGTTGTCGGTGGGCAGGCTGCGCCCCTTGGCGCTGACGATGCCGGCGGTGACGCTGTTCTCGAACCCAAAGGGGGAACCGATGGCCACCACCCACTCGCCCACGCTCAGCTCCTCGGGGTCCCCCGCCTCCACCGTGGGCAGGTCCTCGGCGTCCACCTTGAGCAGGGCCACGTCGAGGGTCTCGTCCTTGCCCACCACCTCGGCCTGGTACTGCTGGCGGTTGGTGAGCTGCACCACGATCTCGGTGGCGTTCTTGATGACGTGGGCGTTGGTGACGATGTAACCGTCCTGGGAGATGATGAAGCCGGAGCCCAGGGATTGGGTCTCGTATTCCCGCCGGGGCATGTCCCCGAAGAAGCGCTGGAAGAACTCCTCGAAGGGGGTCCCCTCGAACTGGGGAGGGAGGTTGGGCTGCCCCCCACCCTGCACCTTTTGCGTGGTGCTGATGTTCACCACCGCCTTCCCCTGGTCTTCCACGATGGTGGTGAAGTCCGGGAGCCCGGCCTTCTGGGCCGAAGAGGTGGCGGGGGCCATCATCAGGAGACACAGAAGGAAAAACGCCCACGCGGCCATCCCTCTGGAGCTCTGGCGTTGCATCAAAGGCATTCTCCCATGGGTTCTCATGCGGTTGGGACAGGGTCCGCTGCCGGCCCTCAGGCGCCCGCGCCCGGTGACGAAAGGGGACGGCAGGTGGACGGCTGCTCGCTGCCGGGGGCACGCCGGATGATGCGCGGACGCCGGGAGGGATCGCTGGCCAACCGACGGCCGAAGCCGCGCTGCCACAGGAACCCGCCCCCCAGCCCCGCCAGGCCGGCCACGAGGGTGAGGATCTCCGGGGCGCCTCCGGAAAAGAGGCGGCCGAGCACGCCCTCGGCAATCCCTGCACCGCCGAACATGCCCAGCAGGGGCACGAGGTAGAGCGCCACCGAGGCGCGCAGATAGCCGCCTTCGGGCAGGCCGACGACCACCCGGTCCCCCGGCCCCACGGCCAGGTCCGCGGCGACGCGCAGGCGGGTCGCGGCCCCAGGACGCGTGCCCAGGATGGTGCGCCCGCCGCCACACCCCCCGGCGGAGTGGCAGCTCCCGCACCCCCCGCCGTCGGTGGAGGCCTCCACCTCCACCTCCCCGTCGTTCACGGCAACCACCGTGGCCTCGGCCTCGATCACCGTTCAGGACTCCTCATCGGCCGGCTTGATCAGGCTCGTGGCGATCTTCCGGAGGGCGGGCCCAGGAAGCTCGCCCAGGAGCGTCACGCGGTAGCGCTCATGGTGCACGGAGCAGGCATGCAGGGCGCCACGCTGGAGGATCTCCCCCACCTCGCTGCCCTGCCGGGACCCGTCCTCCACCCGCTCCAGGAACAGCGACAGGGTGGCCAGCCCGTCGGTGTAGAAGAAATGGGTCCCCCCTTCCTTCCCGGGCACCTCGAAGCGGGCATCTAGCCGGAAGCCGGGCGGGAGCTGCATGCCTTCCAATACGGAAGGATGCTCCTCCCGGCCCAGCTCCCGGCGCTCCAACTGGCGGGTGCCCGCGGGCACCTCCAGCTGCAGATCCCCGTCATCCAGGACCCCGTCGGGGGAAACGGCGGCGAAGGTGAAGGTCTCCATGACCTGGCCGTCCTCGGACAGCACCTCCGTCTGCAGCGGCAGATCTGTGGCCTTGTCGCGCCAGACCCGGTAGGTGAAGCGCTGGCCGTCCCCGGCCCGGAACTCCACGGCCCGGGCCTCCCGGCCGGCCACGCGCCCGCTCGGGCCCGCTGTCAGCCGGTAGTGGTCCCGGACCCGCTGGAGATCCTTCTCGGCCAGCTTGAAGATGGCCGTTCCGCTCCGCCGGGGCCCGGCGATGACCTGGCCGATCTCGGGGTGGTAGCGCTTGACCCCGTCCACCTCGCGCACCAGCTCCCGCGCGGGCCCGGTCAGCATCACCAGCCGCTCGCGGAAACCGCCATCGGGCTCTCCCCGGTGGTACAGCCGCATGGACTCCACCCCCACGGACGTCCCGTGGACGAGGATTCCTTCGTAGGTCATGCCGCGGGCGGCCTGGATCATGCGCTCCACCTGCGCTTCCAGGTCTTCCCGGGCCTCGGCGCTGGAGACGGCGACGGCCGCCAGCAGGACAGCAAGATGGGGAAGCAGGGATAACCGCACCATCAGCGCTCGTTGACCTCGAGACTCGTTCGCTGGAACCGGGCCTCGGGGCCGCTCGGGACCAGACTGGAGTGCTCGGGCAGGTACCGCTGGATGGTCGCCATGCTCTTTTCGGTTTCGGAAGCGGTCTGCAGCCCGGAGGGCTCGGCGGGATCGGAGGCGCTGGCGCCGGAATCGGCCAGGGTGGAGGAAGGTTCGGGACCGGAGGTGGGCCCTGTGGCGGTCTGGGACCAGAGCAGCGCCCCGGCCACCGCCACACCGGCCACGCTGGCGGCGGTGGCCAGCCAGCCCCACTGGGCGGGGAAGGCCCCGCGGCTCGATGCGGACCGACCCGCGCGGCCTCCCTCCTCGCGGCCGGCGGCAGGGGCCTCCTCGGCTATGGCGGCGGCCACGCGCTCACAGAACCCCTCGGGGACGACAATCTCGCCTTCGCCGCGCATCAGGGTCCGGGTGGTGTGGAACCGCTCGAACAGGCGGCAGCAGTCCCGACATTGATTCAGATGCTCGATGACCGCGTCGCACTCGTTCTCGCTCAGCTCACCGTCCACCATCGCGGAAACGGCTTCAAAGTCACAGGACCCCATCGGCTATTGCTCCTCCTTTTCCCGAGACAGGGCTTCAAGGGCGTTATTGACGGCCTCCCGGGCCCGGAAGATCCGGGAGCGGACTGTCCCGATGGGACAGTCCATGACCTTGGCGATCTCCTCGTAGGTCAGGCCGTCAATCTCGCGTAGCGTCAGCGCCGTGCGCAGGTCGGATGGGAGCTCCTCGATCACCTGCAGGACCTTCTCGCTCATCTCCTTGGACAGCGCGACATCCTCGGGAGTGCCCACCTCGCGCATTACGTCGGCCCCGCTCATCTGCTCCGCATCGCTGGCGTCGATATCCGCGTCCGGGGGCCGGCGGCCCTTGGCCACGAGGTAATTCTTGGCGGTGTTCACCGCGATCCGGTAGAGCCAGGTATAAAAGGCGCTGTCTCCCCGAAACCGGTCCAGGGAGCGGTAGGCCTTGATGAAGCTCTCCTGGACCACGTCCTCCACCGCCGCAGGATCGGAGATGAACCGGCTGACTAGACCATACACTTTATGCTGGTATTTGCGCACGAGCAGATCGAATGCCTGCTGCTCGCCGTTTTTTACCCGCTCAACCAGCTGCTGATCGGTTTGACGATCGCCCATTTTCGCTTCGCGCTTCCCGGACTGGGGGACGGAAGCCGGCGGACTGTTTGGTCAGACACCGGCCGCGTCGGGGAGTTTCCATACCCATCGGCGGAAACCCGCCGAAATTGGTCATATTAGCAGACCTGCGCCCCCCTCCCCAGCGGGGCTAACCGCCATGCGCTTGGCCTGCACGGACCCTTGGCGTACCTTGAGGGCCATGGCAGAGCACCCAAGTAGCGATCCGAGCGATATTCTGATCATCGGCGGGGGCATCGCCGGCCTATCGGCGGCCCTGGCCCTGGCCGGCGACCACCAGGTTACGGTCCTCACGAAGGGCTCCGCCGGAGAATCCGCCACCCTGTACGCCCAGGGCGGCATCGCCGCGGTCCTCGACCCCCTCGACTCCTTCGACGACCACATCGCCGACACCCTGGAGGCCGGGGCCGGCCTGTGCCACCCGGAAACGGTGGAGTACGTGGTCCGCCACGGCCCGGAGGCCATCCAGCGCCTCATCCACATGGGCGTCCCCTTCACCCGGGAACCGGGCGAAGAAGGGCCCCTGGCCGGCTTCCATCTTACCCGCGAGGGGGGACACAGCCACCGGCGCATCATCCATGCCGCCGACGCCACCGGCCGGGCCGTGGAGACCACCCTGCTGGAGGAGGCGCAGGCCCATCCCAACATACGCCTGCTGGACCAGCACGTGGCGATCCAGCTCATCACCGCGGCCAAGCTGGGCCGGGAATCCCCGGAGGGGGACCGCTGCTGGGGCGCCTACGCCCTCCACGTGCCCAGCGGCCGGGTGCGTACCTTCGGCGCCCGGGCCACGCTGCTTGCCACGGGTGGGGCCGGCAAGGTCTATCTCTACACCACCAATCCGGACGTGGCCACCGGCGACGGCATCGCCATGGCCTACCGGGCCGGGTGCCGGGTGGCCAACATGGAGTTCATCCAGTTCCACCCCACCTGCCTCTACCACCCCGAGGCCAAGACGTTCCTGATCTCGGAGGCGGTGCGGGGGGAAGGCGGTATCCTGCGCCTGGCCGACGGCGACCGCTTCATGACCCGCCACGACGAGCGCGCCGAGCTGGCACCGCGCGACATCGTCGCCCGGGCCATCGACTACGAGATGAAGCGCACCGGGGCCGACTGCGTCTACCTGGACATCACCCACCAGCCCCGGGAGTTCCTGGAGCGCCACTTCCCCACCATCCGGGCCAAGCTCCTGGAGTACGGCATCGACATGGCCACCGAGCCCATCCCGGTGGTGCCCGCCGCCCATTACACCTGTGGGGGGATCGTCACCGACCTGGAGGGGCACACCGACCTGGAGGGGCTGTTCGCCGCCGGCGAAACCGCCCACACCGGCCTGCACGGCGCCAACCGCTTGGCCAGCAACTCCCTGCTGGAGGGCCTGGTGCTGGCGGACGCCGCCCAGGCCGCCATCCGCGAGCAGGTGGCGCGGGATCCGGCGAGGGTTCCGGAGATTCCCAGCTGGGACACCAGCCGGGTCACCGAGTCCAACGAGGAGGTGGTGGTTGCCCACGACTGGGCGGAGCTGCGCCAGTTCATGTGGGACTACATGGGGATCGTGCGCACGGACAAGCGCCTGGAGCGCGCCAAGCGCCGCCTGGACATGCTCATGGGCGAGGTGGAGGAGTACTACGCCCGCTTCACGGTCACCCAGGACCTCATCGAGCTCCGCCATCTGGCCCTGGTGGCGGACCTGATCATCCGCTCCGCCCGCTCCCGCCGCGAGAGCCGGGGACTGCATTACAACCAGGACTACCCCGGCCCCGATACCAGCCGA
This genomic interval carries:
- a CDS encoding DegQ family serine endoprotease gives rise to the protein MQRQSSRGMAAWAFFLLCLLMMAPATSSAQKAGLPDFTTIVEDQGKAVVNISTTQKVQGGGQPNLPPQFEGTPFEEFFQRFFGDMPRREYETQSLGSGFIISQDGYIVTNAHVIKNATEIVVQLTNRQQYQAEVVGKDETLDVALLKVDAEDLPTVEAGDPEELSVGEWVVAIGSPFGFENSVTAGIVSAKGRSLPTDNYVNFIQTDVAVNPGNSGGPLFNLDGKVVGINAQIYSQSGGFMGLSFAIPIDVAMDAVRQIQEHGEVQRGWLGVYIQDVSPDLAESFGMDKPVGALVARVVEDSPAAESGLRSGDVIVEVDGEEVRTSGGLPPKIGRIRPGSEATLTVVRDGERQEIEVTVGSQDRARQAGAEEHPEEVLGMRVRPVAEEDRRDLGLPEGQGVQVARVTGEPARSAGVRQGDIILKLGNRTVEDPASMARLVAELPSGRVVPMLVRRGQGALFLPIRIP
- a CDS encoding SoxR reducing system RseC family protein → MIEAEATVVAVNDGEVEVEASTDGGGCGSCHSAGGCGGGRTILGTRPGAATRLRVAADLAVGPGDRVVVGLPEGGYLRASVALYLVPLLGMFGGAGIAEGVLGRLFSGGAPEILTLVAGLAGLGGGFLWQRGFGRRLASDPSRRPRIIRRAPGSEQPSTCRPLSSPGAGA
- a CDS encoding MucB/RseB C-terminal domain-containing protein — translated: MVRLSLLPHLAVLLAAVAVSSAEAREDLEAQVERMIQAARGMTYEGILVHGTSVGVESMRLYHRGEPDGGFRERLVMLTGPARELVREVDGVKRYHPEIGQVIAGPRRSGTAIFKLAEKDLQRVRDHYRLTAGPSGRVAGREARAVEFRAGDGQRFTYRVWRDKATDLPLQTEVLSEDGQVMETFTFAAVSPDGVLDDGDLQLEVPAGTRQLERRELGREEHPSVLEGMQLPPGFRLDARFEVPGKEGGTHFFYTDGLATLSLFLERVEDGSRQGSEVGEILQRGALHACSVHHERYRVTLLGELPGPALRKIATSLIKPADEES
- a CDS encoding sigma-E factor negative regulatory protein, with amino-acid sequence MGSCDFEAVSAMVDGELSENECDAVIEHLNQCRDCCRLFERFHTTRTLMRGEGEIVVPEGFCERVAAAIAEEAPAAGREEGGRAGRSASSRGAFPAQWGWLATAASVAGVAVAGALLWSQTATGPTSGPEPSSTLADSGASASDPAEPSGLQTASETEKSMATIQRYLPEHSSLVPSGPEARFQRTSLEVNER
- the rpoE gene encoding RNA polymerase sigma factor RpoE, which gives rise to MGDRQTDQQLVERVKNGEQQAFDLLVRKYQHKVYGLVSRFISDPAAVEDVVQESFIKAYRSLDRFRGDSAFYTWLYRIAVNTAKNYLVAKGRRPPDADIDASDAEQMSGADVMREVGTPEDVALSKEMSEKVLQVIEELPSDLRTALTLREIDGLTYEEIAKVMDCPIGTVRSRIFRAREAVNNALEALSREKEEQ
- the nadB gene encoding L-aspartate oxidase — protein: MAEHPSSDPSDILIIGGGIAGLSAALALAGDHQVTVLTKGSAGESATLYAQGGIAAVLDPLDSFDDHIADTLEAGAGLCHPETVEYVVRHGPEAIQRLIHMGVPFTREPGEEGPLAGFHLTREGGHSHRRIIHAADATGRAVETTLLEEAQAHPNIRLLDQHVAIQLITAAKLGRESPEGDRCWGAYALHVPSGRVRTFGARATLLATGGAGKVYLYTTNPDVATGDGIAMAYRAGCRVANMEFIQFHPTCLYHPEAKTFLISEAVRGEGGILRLADGDRFMTRHDERAELAPRDIVARAIDYEMKRTGADCVYLDITHQPREFLERHFPTIRAKLLEYGIDMATEPIPVVPAAHYTCGGIVTDLEGHTDLEGLFAAGETAHTGLHGANRLASNSLLEGLVLADAAQAAIREQVARDPARVPEIPSWDTSRVTESNEEVVVAHDWAELRQFMWDYMGIVRTDKRLERAKRRLDMLMGEVEEYYARFTVTQDLIELRHLALVADLIIRSARSRRESRGLHYNQDYPGPDTSRPSWDTVVYRTADGYDRTEDVPISGNQGSAPPSPHRDAGEG